Proteins found in one Lysinibacillus fusiformis genomic segment:
- a CDS encoding LytR/AlgR family response regulator transcription factor: MIRVIVVDDEPLALVSMKKHLNKFDNIEVIQTFTTAKDLLLEGPTLDFQVAFLDIEMPEMNGIEVAQLLKTWDKNICIIFVTAYRDYVVQAVDVQPFEYLLKPISKTHLEKTINKIEEKFQTKIKPL; this comes from the coding sequence GTGATTCGGGTAATTGTGGTGGACGATGAGCCATTAGCTCTTGTAAGCATGAAAAAACATTTAAACAAATTTGATAATATCGAGGTCATTCAAACTTTTACTACAGCTAAAGACCTACTTTTAGAAGGGCCAACTTTGGATTTTCAAGTAGCATTTTTAGATATTGAAATGCCAGAAATGAACGGCATAGAAGTTGCTCAATTATTAAAAACTTGGGACAAAAATATTTGTATTATTTTTGTAACTGCCTATCGAGATTATGTTGTTCAGGCAGTTGATGTACAACCTTTCGAGTATTTATTAAAACCGATTTCAAAAACTCATTTAGAGAAGACGATTAACAAAATAGAAGAGAAGTTCCAAACTAAGATAAAACCGCTGTGA
- a CDS encoding putative motility protein, whose translation MEINSLMSSQLMELQQTVQMSVMQKALNLNTSTAIELLQELPQQQAPTHPYKGSKVDISI comes from the coding sequence ATGGAAATAAATTCACTTATGTCTTCCCAGCTGATGGAGCTTCAACAAACCGTACAGATGAGCGTCATGCAAAAAGCACTTAATTTAAACACATCTACAGCTATTGAATTACTACAAGAACTACCTCAGCAGCAAGCTCCTACACACCCATATAAAGGATCTAAAGTAGACATCTCAATCTGA
- a CDS encoding LysM peptidoglycan-binding and 3D domain-containing protein, translating into MKKRALALAVVLTFGVSLYASPSFAKDKSPGNILWALPQIYNLTVGEFQQLNEMESLWFYPEQDLVKDTTKAEEPLGDEYVIKGGDTLFSIARINNVTVDELKTWNNLASDLILAGESLAIKASAAKPKPKASAGIASAKPATSAQTKPASAPATGSGKTLTMRATAYTAYCEGCSGITANGTDIRSNPNLKVIAVDPRVIPLGTRVWVEGYGEAVAADTGGAIKGNKIDVFIPTEGQALQWGVKTVTVKILN; encoded by the coding sequence ATGAAGAAAAGAGCATTAGCTTTAGCGGTAGTATTGACATTTGGTGTGAGTCTCTATGCTAGTCCTTCCTTTGCTAAGGACAAATCGCCAGGCAATATACTATGGGCACTCCCGCAAATTTATAATTTAACTGTAGGTGAGTTCCAGCAACTAAATGAGATGGAGTCGTTATGGTTTTATCCAGAGCAAGACTTAGTAAAAGACACGACAAAAGCTGAAGAACCATTGGGTGATGAATATGTCATCAAAGGTGGTGACACATTGTTTTCGATTGCCCGTATTAATAATGTAACAGTAGATGAATTAAAGACATGGAATAACCTAGCTTCAGATTTGATTTTAGCTGGCGAATCATTAGCTATTAAGGCTTCGGCTGCAAAACCGAAACCAAAAGCTTCTGCGGGAATTGCATCTGCAAAGCCTGCAACATCAGCGCAAACAAAACCTGCAAGTGCACCAGCGACAGGTTCTGGTAAAACGTTAACAATGCGTGCTACTGCCTATACAGCCTATTGTGAAGGTTGTTCAGGAATTACAGCAAATGGTACAGATATAAGATCTAATCCTAATTTAAAAGTAATTGCAGTAGATCCACGAGTAATTCCTCTTGGTACGAGGGTTTGGGTGGAAGGCTATGGTGAAGCAGTAGCGGCTGATACAGGTGGAGCTATTAAAGGTAATAAAATCGATGTATTTATTCCTACTGAAGGACAAGCACTTCAATGGGGTGTTAAAACAGTAACGGTAAAAATTTTAAATTAG
- a CDS encoding superoxide dismutase family protein has protein sequence MKKLSLIGLSLLFFVAGCSFFDKKEEKVTVNASSPLTATAKVIGANNESYGNAYFQEEDNGVMMTLALTGLPPGTHGIHIHEVGKCEPPKFESAGAHFNPTKKEHGKLNPNGYHLGDLPNLEIGDDGNVDLNFLAEGLTLQKDQPNSLLDSDGSAIVIHESADDYKTDPAGNSGARIACGAIQ, from the coding sequence ATGAAAAAACTAAGTTTAATTGGCCTTTCATTACTATTTTTTGTTGCTGGTTGTAGTTTTTTTGATAAGAAAGAAGAAAAGGTAACGGTAAATGCGTCGTCCCCTTTAACAGCTACTGCAAAAGTGATTGGTGCTAATAATGAAAGCTATGGGAATGCATATTTTCAAGAAGAAGATAATGGCGTTATGATGACGCTCGCGTTAACAGGCTTACCACCAGGCACACATGGTATCCATATTCATGAAGTAGGAAAATGTGAACCACCTAAATTTGAATCGGCAGGTGCCCATTTTAATCCAACAAAAAAGGAACATGGTAAATTAAATCCTAATGGCTATCATTTAGGGGACTTACCAAATTTGGAGATTGGTGACGATGGCAATGTGGATCTTAATTTTTTAGCTGAGGGATTAACTTTACAAAAAGATCAACCTAATTCTTTATTAGATAGTGATGGAAGTGCCATTGTTATTCATGAATCAGCGGATGACTATAAAACAGATCCTGCTGGTAATTCTGGTGCGAGAATAGCTTGCGGTGCCATTCAATAG
- a CDS encoding amidohydrolase, with translation MSKALTVEETIYQWFDHFHQYPEVSWKEFETTKKIASILDELHVSYRLLGDIPGLIAEIGTGNEIVAVRADIDALWQEVDGKWQANHSCGHDANISMVLGALLLLKDRAFQHRVRFIFQPAEELGNGACATFDRGAVDGVSHLFGVHLRPIEELPLGKVSPAIHHGAAYFLEGSIQGIDAHGARPHQGKNAIDVIMAVQQMLHSIHLSPFEPHSAKLTKIIADGGSTNIIPGNASFSMDVRAQHNQQLELLRSKIESGLKSIQQQFEIDMSWNWIDFTPGAEVSPTAANMAKNSIIEVLGEEHLADEITTPGSDDFHFYTVKKPELKAAMIGIGANLTPGLHHPKMTFDRSALVDAAKVLACVLEKKPE, from the coding sequence ATGTCGAAAGCTTTAACAGTAGAAGAAACGATTTATCAATGGTTTGATCATTTTCATCAATATCCCGAAGTAAGTTGGAAAGAGTTTGAGACTACTAAAAAAATTGCTTCCATACTGGATGAATTGCATGTTAGTTATCGTTTATTAGGTGATATACCAGGATTAATAGCTGAAATTGGGACTGGTAATGAAATTGTTGCAGTACGTGCTGATATTGATGCTTTATGGCAGGAAGTTGATGGGAAATGGCAAGCTAATCATTCGTGTGGACATGATGCGAATATCTCAATGGTTCTGGGTGCATTATTACTACTAAAAGATCGCGCCTTCCAACATCGTGTTCGTTTCATCTTCCAACCTGCTGAAGAACTAGGAAATGGCGCATGTGCAACGTTTGATAGAGGAGCAGTTGATGGAGTATCACATTTATTTGGTGTTCATTTAAGACCGATAGAAGAACTACCTCTTGGCAAAGTTTCACCTGCGATTCATCATGGTGCTGCTTATTTTTTAGAGGGATCTATTCAAGGTATAGATGCCCATGGTGCTAGACCACATCAAGGTAAAAATGCCATTGATGTTATTATGGCCGTGCAGCAAATGCTACACAGCATTCATTTATCACCATTTGAGCCACATTCTGCTAAATTAACAAAAATTATTGCGGATGGTGGTAGTACAAATATTATTCCTGGTAATGCTAGTTTCTCTATGGATGTTCGCGCACAACATAATCAACAACTTGAATTGCTGCGCAGTAAAATTGAATCTGGCTTGAAATCGATACAGCAACAATTTGAAATTGATATGAGTTGGAATTGGATAGATTTCACACCAGGTGCTGAAGTTTCCCCAACTGCTGCCAACATGGCAAAGAATTCCATTATTGAAGTTTTGGGGGAAGAGCATTTAGCAGATGAAATAACTACACCGGGTAGTGATGATTTCCATTTCTATACAGTTAAAAAGCCGGAATTAAAAGCAGCAATGATTGGAATTGGTGCAAATTTAACACCAGGATTACACCACCCTAAAATGACATTTGATCGTAGTGCCTTAGTTGATGCTGCGAAAGTGCTTGCATGTGTATTAGAAAAAAAGCCTGAATAA
- the nhaC gene encoding Na+/H+ antiporter NhaC — MKKDINAGWALLTFAIMIITMLITVVVLEQSPHVPLLVGTTVAAIVAKMHGYKWAEIEEMMYKGIRLALPAIVIIILVGLTIGAWIGGGVVATMIFYGLKLISPAWFLVTIMLLCSIVSLAIGSSWSTMATIGVAGMGIGLSMGIPAAMIAGAVISGSYFGDKMSPLSDTTNLAAGLTGTNLFDHIKHMLYTTIPALIISLVVFGFLGRKFAEVSMQSEEILTTLKVMEESFVISPLLLLVPVGVIVLVAKKVPAIPALIIGIVSGFLLQIFVQGGSAASAVHALQAGFEISTGNQMVDELFNRGGLDSMMNTVSMTIVAMTFGGILEYSGMLKALMNVIVKFAKSTGSLIASTIAACVTTNATCSEQYISIVVPSRMFAGVYQQRGLHSKNLSRALEDGGTLTSVFFPWNTCGVFILATLGVGAMEYAPYAILNFVVPIISIIYGYIGFAIVKLTPEEIAEAEKRKKALEAENTDNMVIAD; from the coding sequence ATGAAAAAGGATATTAATGCGGGCTGGGCACTACTAACTTTTGCAATTATGATTATTACTATGTTGATTACAGTAGTTGTTTTAGAGCAAAGTCCTCACGTACCTCTTCTTGTTGGCACAACTGTAGCAGCAATTGTTGCCAAAATGCATGGATATAAATGGGCAGAAATTGAAGAGATGATGTATAAAGGGATACGTCTGGCATTACCTGCCATTGTTATTATTATTTTAGTAGGTTTGACAATTGGGGCATGGATTGGCGGCGGTGTCGTAGCAACAATGATTTTCTACGGTCTAAAGTTAATTTCTCCAGCGTGGTTTCTAGTGACAATCATGCTGTTATGTTCAATCGTGTCATTAGCTATTGGTAGTTCATGGTCTACAATGGCGACAATTGGTGTCGCAGGTATGGGTATTGGTTTAAGTATGGGTATTCCAGCGGCTATGATTGCTGGTGCTGTTATTTCGGGTTCATACTTTGGAGATAAGATGTCACCCCTATCAGATACAACGAATCTAGCGGCAGGATTAACAGGTACTAATTTATTTGATCATATAAAGCATATGCTTTATACAACAATTCCAGCGTTGATTATTTCACTTGTTGTTTTTGGATTTTTGGGTAGAAAATTTGCAGAAGTTTCAATGCAATCTGAAGAAATTTTAACAACTTTAAAAGTGATGGAAGAAAGCTTTGTTATTTCTCCTTTACTATTACTAGTTCCAGTCGGAGTTATTGTATTAGTAGCTAAGAAAGTGCCAGCAATTCCAGCTTTAATTATAGGGATTGTTTCAGGTTTCTTACTACAAATTTTTGTACAAGGTGGTTCAGCAGCTAGTGCAGTACATGCATTACAGGCTGGCTTTGAAATCTCTACAGGTAATCAAATGGTAGACGAGCTATTTAACCGCGGTGGTTTAGATTCTATGATGAATACGGTTTCAATGACGATTGTAGCGATGACATTTGGTGGTATTTTAGAGTATTCAGGAATGTTAAAGGCATTAATGAATGTAATTGTGAAGTTTGCCAAATCTACAGGAAGTCTTATTGCTTCAACGATTGCAGCTTGTGTAACGACTAACGCAACATGTTCTGAGCAATATATTTCAATTGTTGTTCCTTCACGTATGTTCGCAGGTGTCTATCAACAACGTGGTTTACATTCTAAAAATCTATCACGTGCATTAGAGGATGGGGGAACATTAACATCTGTTTTCTTCCCTTGGAATACTTGTGGTGTGTTTATTTTAGCAACGCTAGGTGTAGGTGCTATGGAATATGCGCCATATGCAATCCTTAATTTTGTAGTACCGATTATATCTATTATTTATGGCTATATTGGATTTGCCATTGTGAAATTAACACCAGAAGAAATAGCAGAAGCTGAGAAGCGTAAAAAGGCGCTAGAAGCAGAAAATACGGATAATATGGTAATTGCTGACTAA